A window of Mucilaginibacter sp. PAMC 26640 contains these coding sequences:
- a CDS encoding phosphoglycolate phosphatase produces MENTLKDTYDSIIFDLDGTLWDSTDTITGAWQTALNQAPYMSHEVMTRERVRSITGMTYDKIFETLFPYLSDEQRAEVKKLCSISELEILHKQGGILYPKLAETLDYLGKYYKLYIVSNCQSGYIELFLDLNNMHHHFLAHQCFGTKGNPKADNIRDIVNDHNLKAPVYIGDTMGDYQAAAKAGVPFIFAAYGFGVVETGQVATVKSFEELQDIL; encoded by the coding sequence ATGGAAAACACTCTAAAAGACACCTACGATAGTATTATATTTGATTTGGACGGCACCCTTTGGGATAGTACCGACACCATCACCGGGGCCTGGCAAACTGCACTAAACCAGGCACCGTATATGAGCCATGAGGTAATGACCCGAGAGCGGGTACGATCCATCACCGGGATGACCTACGATAAGATCTTCGAAACGCTGTTCCCTTACTTAAGCGATGAGCAGCGCGCCGAAGTGAAAAAACTTTGCTCGATAAGCGAACTGGAAATTCTGCACAAACAAGGCGGCATCCTTTACCCCAAACTGGCCGAGACGCTGGATTACCTTGGTAAATACTACAAATTGTATATTGTAAGTAATTGCCAGAGCGGTTATATCGAGTTATTTCTCGATCTTAATAATATGCACCATCATTTCCTTGCCCACCAATGCTTCGGTACAAAAGGCAACCCCAAAGCCGATAACATCCGCGATATTGTAAATGATCATAACCTTAAAGCACCTGTTTATATCGGCGATACAATGGGCGATTATCAAGCAGCGGCAAAGGCCGGCGTTCCATTTATATTTGCTGCATACGGTTTTGGTGTGGTGGAGACCGGGCAGGTAGCTACTGTTAAAAGCTTTGAAGAATTACAGGATATCCTGTAA
- a CDS encoding MBL fold metallo-hydrolase: MKISKYIHSCLLFELEGYKLLFDPGKFTFAEGIVTPDMFAGVNAIVITHIHPDHLDTENLKKIAELSKASIYTNLEVGTTIQKAGLEYELLEEGIYSIGPFKLQAIPVVHEPLLDSPIPQMTGFIINDKVLHPVDSMEDKLTLYEGIALLIMVTMAPFANELRIAGFADKVKPKKILPVHDGYAKDFFVKQRNGNYSKHFAKSGIEFLNITQPGETISI; the protein is encoded by the coding sequence ATGAAGATCTCCAAATACATCCACTCCTGCCTTTTATTTGAACTAGAGGGCTATAAATTACTGTTTGATCCCGGTAAATTCACCTTTGCCGAAGGCATTGTAACACCCGACATGTTTGCCGGAGTAAACGCAATTGTTATAACCCATATCCACCCGGACCACCTGGATACCGAAAACCTGAAGAAAATAGCGGAACTGAGCAAGGCCTCCATTTATACCAACCTTGAGGTTGGCACGACTATCCAAAAAGCCGGGCTTGAATACGAACTTTTGGAAGAAGGCATCTACAGCATTGGGCCATTTAAATTGCAGGCCATACCGGTTGTGCACGAGCCATTGCTGGATAGCCCTATACCACAGATGACCGGTTTTATCATTAACGATAAGGTATTGCACCCGGTGGATTCTATGGAAGATAAACTTACGCTATACGAGGGAATAGCGTTACTGATCATGGTGACCATGGCACCTTTTGCCAATGAACTACGTATTGCAGGCTTTGCTGATAAAGTAAAACCCAAAAAGATTCTCCCCGTACACGATGGATACGCCAAAGACTTTTTTGTGAAACAGCGCAATGGAAATTATAGCAAACATTTCGCAAAATCGGGTATCGAATTCTTAAATATCACCCAACCTGGCGAGACGATAAGCATCTAG
- a CDS encoding sugar kinase: MEIKSSGVKGGWLKNMIVKRLYFDKAMSCAGLSQLFDKSIPSITKAVNELIKEGFVVEEGYAPSSGGRRPLMYAINAKAMYILAVAMDQLSARLQLIDLQNNPVADMLTVDIKLHNNDDALALLVKSLNSYVAGSGIPKSKIAGIGIGMPGFINAIEGINYTYLDAGGQSLSDYLSEKTGITTYIDNDSSLIALAEQKFGIAKLQQEVMVINLGWGIGLGMIIDGKIFRGYNGFAGELSHIPLSDDGALCTCGKRGCLEAEASMLVVAEKAEEGIKEGRVTSLKPMNGNFKLMGDSLMDAANQGDQFALELLSDAGYKIGKAMAILIHIMNPANIVLSGRGAKVGKILLAPIQQALHKYCIPRLASGTELLISSLGFDAELIGAAVLVMENFDKEVKGR, encoded by the coding sequence ATGGAAATAAAAAGTAGTGGTGTAAAAGGCGGATGGTTAAAAAACATGATTGTAAAGCGCTTGTATTTTGATAAAGCGATGTCGTGCGCGGGTTTAAGCCAGCTTTTTGATAAAAGTATTCCCTCTATTACCAAAGCTGTAAATGAACTGATAAAAGAAGGTTTCGTTGTTGAAGAAGGTTACGCTCCATCCAGTGGGGGCCGCAGGCCTTTGATGTATGCCATTAATGCCAAGGCCATGTATATACTGGCCGTTGCAATGGATCAGTTATCGGCCCGGTTACAATTGATAGATCTGCAAAACAACCCGGTAGCAGATATGCTTACCGTAGATATTAAACTGCACAATAACGACGATGCGCTGGCCTTACTGGTTAAAAGCCTGAACAGTTATGTTGCCGGCAGCGGCATCCCTAAAAGCAAAATAGCCGGTATTGGTATAGGCATGCCCGGTTTTATTAACGCCATAGAGGGCATAAATTATACTTACCTTGATGCGGGCGGACAAAGCCTGAGCGATTACCTGAGTGAAAAAACCGGTATTACTACTTATATAGATAATGATAGCAGTTTAATTGCCCTGGCCGAGCAGAAATTCGGAATTGCTAAATTGCAGCAGGAAGTAATGGTGATTAACCTGGGCTGGGGGATAGGCCTCGGTATGATCATAGATGGCAAGATCTTTCGTGGCTACAATGGCTTTGCCGGCGAACTCAGCCACATTCCTTTGTCTGATGATGGCGCTTTATGCACCTGCGGCAAGCGGGGCTGCCTGGAAGCTGAAGCCAGTATGCTGGTAGTAGCAGAGAAGGCAGAAGAAGGCATTAAAGAAGGCCGGGTGACCAGCCTGAAGCCCATGAATGGCAACTTTAAACTAATGGGCGATTCCCTGATGGATGCCGCTAACCAGGGCGACCAGTTTGCCTTGGAACTACTGTCAGATGCGGGCTATAAAATAGGTAAGGCCATGGCCATCCTCATCCATATCATGAACCCGGCTAATATTGTTTTGAGCGGCCGTGGGGCTAAAGTAGGCAAGATCCTGTTAGCGCCCATACAGCAGGCTTTGCACAAATATTGTATCCCGCGTTTAGCCTCCGGTACCGAATTGTTGATCTCCTCGCTCGGCTTTGATGCAGAACTCATTGGCGCAGCAGTGCTGGTAATGGAAAACTTTGATAAAGAGGTAAAAGGGCGATAG
- a CDS encoding acetyltransferase has product MENIIIRPATLADMDALLRFEQGVIRAERPFDPTIKPDPVRYYNIHEMISEPHIQLLVAEINGEAIGSGYARIQDSKLFLTPVQNAYLGFMFVDDAHRGKGVNGLIMNALREWVLSNGITELQLEVYYENSPAVKAYEKVGFSKSMIKMRMGL; this is encoded by the coding sequence ATGGAAAATATAATTATCCGGCCTGCTACGCTGGCAGATATGGATGCCTTACTTAGGTTTGAGCAGGGTGTGATACGCGCGGAACGCCCGTTTGATCCTACTATAAAACCTGATCCGGTGAGGTATTACAACATCCACGAAATGATCTCCGAGCCGCACATTCAACTGCTGGTAGCTGAAATAAATGGCGAAGCGATTGGCAGCGGTTACGCACGTATACAAGATTCCAAACTTTTCCTAACCCCCGTGCAGAACGCCTATTTAGGCTTTATGTTTGTGGACGATGCGCATCGCGGAAAGGGTGTAAATGGTTTGATCATGAATGCTTTGAGGGAATGGGTGCTGAGCAATGGTATAACCGAATTGCAGCTGGAAGTTTACTATGAAAATTCACCCGCTGTAAAGGCTTACGAAAAGGTGGGCTTTAGCAAAAGTATGATTAAAATGCGGATGGGCCTGTAA